In Arthrobacter citreus, a single genomic region encodes these proteins:
- a CDS encoding DUF4362 domain-containing protein produces MFKFFITVIVFTFISLPFNHILEAEASVLSKEMLKKEIENYGEKETNKIPVAYSKKDALKNGDVIVKGKNTNQNAQIKRFVNNVKNKKPDFIRFVEFTTKGDPVITEYQFNGKLIYYRFDSSRVQSDKYRKGTFAMGKFVAATKVLEDYCQKIVVNSKDSYLTNCYHFDKVEF; encoded by the coding sequence ATGTTTAAATTTTTTATTACGGTAATAGTATTCACATTTATTAGCTTACCCTTCAATCATATTTTGGAAGCAGAGGCAAGTGTTTTGTCAAAAGAGATGTTAAAGAAAGAAATTGAAAATTATGGTGAGAAGGAAACGAACAAGATTCCAGTTGCTTATAGTAAAAAAGATGCACTAAAAAATGGAGATGTAATTGTTAAAGGAAAAAATACAAATCAAAATGCACAGATTAAACGATTTGTTAACAATGTAAAAAATAAAAAGCCAGACTTTATTCGATTTGTCGAATTTACAACGAAAGGTGATCCCGTAATTACCGAATATCAATTTAATGGAAAATTAATTTATTATCGATTTGATAGTTCTAGAGTGCAATCTGATAAGTATAGAAAAGGTACGTTTGCAATGGGTAAATTTGTTGCAGCTACAAAAGTTTTAGAAGATTATTGCCAAAAAATTGTCGTAAATTCAAAAGATTCTTATTTAACGAATTGTTATCATTTCGATAAAGTTGAATTTTAA
- a CDS encoding XdhC family protein, with protein sequence MECIHEILEELSTPYEGDVLATIIHVEGSAYRKEGSAMLFKGNGQQIGLLSAGCLETDLSYRVAETRENKIPQIFMYDMSAEDDLSWGNGAGCNGIVTVLLEPIDECLFNLLYKLKLNLLNRQRVTMMKILSRDNYEVKTMLKVDENTYFGNYDDQEFGKLKDVLTEFHSENQKSGVRSIEAIGNEIYVHSYNPKPRLFVFGAGKDAIPLVKLASNVGFYVTVTDWRDDLCSEQYFPNADQIVVGFPNEIIPNLQLAASDSVIIITHQFQKDKEILNQLLNINLKYLGVLGGKRRIQLLLNGKKVEFKINSPAGLPIGAEGPEEIAISIIAELIQTQRIKREPRNEE encoded by the coding sequence ATGGAATGTATTCATGAAATTCTAGAAGAGTTGTCGACTCCTTATGAAGGTGATGTTTTAGCTACTATTATTCATGTAGAGGGCTCTGCGTATCGAAAAGAAGGTTCTGCTATGTTATTTAAAGGAAATGGACAACAGATTGGTTTATTGAGTGCGGGTTGTCTTGAAACAGATTTATCCTATAGAGTAGCAGAAACAAGAGAAAATAAAATACCACAAATTTTTATGTATGATATGAGTGCAGAAGATGATTTATCTTGGGGGAACGGGGCTGGCTGTAATGGCATTGTTACTGTTCTATTAGAACCAATAGATGAATGCTTATTTAATTTATTATATAAGCTAAAATTAAATCTTTTAAATAGACAACGTGTAACAATGATGAAAATTTTATCTAGAGATAATTATGAAGTTAAAACCATGTTAAAAGTTGATGAAAATACCTATTTCGGAAATTATGATGATCAAGAGTTTGGTAAGCTAAAAGATGTACTTACTGAATTTCATTCTGAAAATCAGAAAAGCGGAGTTCGTTCAATAGAAGCTATTGGAAACGAGATTTATGTTCATAGTTATAACCCAAAACCGCGCTTATTTGTTTTTGGGGCTGGTAAAGATGCAATACCATTAGTTAAACTTGCTTCAAATGTAGGATTCTACGTGACGGTTACAGATTGGCGTGATGATTTATGTTCTGAACAATATTTTCCCAATGCCGATCAAATAGTAGTAGGTTTTCCTAACGAAATCATCCCGAATCTTCAATTGGCAGCTTCTGACTCAGTCATCATCATAACTCATCAATTTCAAAAAGATAAAGAAATACTGAATCAACTATTGAATATTAACTTAAAGTATTTAGGTGTGCTTGGAGGAAAGAGAAGGATCCAACTATTATTAAATGGGAAAAAAGTAGAATTTAAAATTAATAGTCCAGCTGGGCTACCTATTGGTGCTGAAGGACCAGAAGAGATTGCCATCAGTATTATTGCCGAATTAATTCAGACACAACGAATAAAAAGGGAGCCTAGAAATGAAGAATAG
- a CDS encoding NTP transferase domain-containing protein — MKNSKIVAILLAAGSSKRMGQNKLFLPLGNSTIGNFGLRKFINSNIDHIFVVTKDHDSLDWIERDLFQLPFKDYWTQVTCSSASKGQAYSLKSGITEALKMRPLGIMILLADQPFLSISTINKLHQKYLKEVKENKPTIPFLAASFQGIPRPPIILSPNTALDIFMLNGDQGARAIIRNHSNLEGLLIEFENELDFFDIDTKEAYEHAREIACK, encoded by the coding sequence ATGAAGAATAGTAAAATCGTTGCCATATTACTTGCTGCAGGAAGTAGTAAACGCATGGGTCAAAATAAACTTTTTCTTCCTTTAGGTAATTCAACAATCGGAAACTTTGGGCTACGAAAATTTATTAATTCAAACATAGACCATATTTTTGTAGTAACAAAAGATCATGATTCATTAGATTGGATTGAACGGGATCTTTTTCAATTACCTTTTAAAGATTATTGGACTCAAGTAACTTGCAGTAGTGCTAGTAAAGGTCAAGCTTATTCATTAAAAAGCGGAATAACCGAAGCACTTAAAATGAGACCATTAGGCATTATGATCCTTCTCGCTGATCAACCTTTTTTATCGATTTCAACTATTAATAAATTGCATCAAAAATATTTAAAAGAAGTCAAAGAAAATAAACCCACAATTCCTTTTTTAGCAGCAAGCTTTCAAGGGATTCCAAGGCCACCAATAATCTTGTCTCCTAATACTGCACTAGATATTTTCATGCTTAATGGAGATCAAGGAGCAAGAGCAATTATTCGTAATCATTCAAATTTGGAAGGTTTGTTAATTGAATTTGAAAATGAGCTAGATTTTTTTGATATAGATACAAAAGAAGCATATGAGCATGCGAGAGAAATTGCATGTAAATGA
- a CDS encoding alpha/beta hydrolase: MERLKIKKYFIWMLILSPFIFFLLPILVGLILTHPFRRKTNETPSDYNLHFEEVEFQSKLDQVVLRGWWIPAEKPTSKTVVTAHGYTDERSQKKINGLRIVTSLQEKGYNVLMFDFRNSGKSGGRRTGIGFYEQHDLSSAVDYVIQEKKQEEIVLLGWSMGGATCLLVGSVHPQIKGVIADSPFHDLQTYLEDNLNVWSKLPKKPFTSIILRSMKHLLKIDPKEVSPVMSVQKGKSTNYLLIHGKNDTKVPFSSSEMIFEQIPKENEKTLWLTEHGHITTFVEEPESYTSKIIEFVDKTFNSNEK; encoded by the coding sequence ATGGAGCGATTAAAAATTAAAAAATATTTTATTTGGATGTTAATTTTGTCACCATTTATTTTCTTTCTTCTTCCGATTTTAGTCGGGTTAATATTGACTCATCCATTTAGGCGAAAAACAAATGAAACACCTTCTGATTACAATTTGCATTTTGAGGAAGTAGAATTTCAAAGTAAGTTAGATCAAGTTGTCCTTAGAGGATGGTGGATACCAGCTGAAAAACCAACATCTAAAACTGTCGTTACTGCACATGGATACACGGATGAGCGAAGTCAAAAAAAGATAAATGGACTTAGAATTGTAACATCATTGCAGGAAAAAGGATATAATGTTCTAATGTTTGATTTTCGAAATAGCGGTAAATCTGGTGGTCGTCGTACAGGAATTGGATTTTATGAACAACATGATTTATCCTCTGCTGTTGATTACGTTATTCAAGAAAAAAAGCAGGAAGAAATTGTTTTACTTGGATGGAGTATGGGAGGAGCAACATGTTTACTAGTTGGAAGTGTTCACCCGCAAATTAAAGGGGTTATTGCAGATAGTCCATTCCATGACTTGCAAACTTATTTAGAAGACAATTTAAACGTATGGTCTAAGTTACCTAAAAAACCTTTTACTTCAATAATTCTTCGTTCAATGAAGCATTTATTAAAGATTGACCCTAAAGAAGTTTCTCCAGTTATGTCTGTTCAAAAAGGAAAATCTACTAATTATTTGTTAATTCATGGAAAGAATGATACAAAAGTACCTTTTAGTAGCAGTGAAATGATCTTTGAACAAATTCCTAAAGAAAATGAAAAGACCTTATGGCTTACAGAACATGGGCATATTACTACTTTTGTTGAGGAGCCAGAGTCGTATACGAGTAAAATAATTGAATTTGTTGATAAAACCTTCAATTCGAATGAAAAATAA